A genomic window from Trichocoleus sp. includes:
- a CDS encoding DUF2382 domain-containing protein, producing the protein MAGLIQLQKTIVRVEDVLVCVFDRTLGEFFMALHRIKDFNPDYRDHFDNQDVVGFSLYSGDEKVGSVDDLLVDDTGRFRYLVINTGAWILGKKVLLPIGQARIDYAVERVVVSGLSRSQIEALPEFTRESAVDYDYEEQVRGTYRPLATTQEVDRTVASDPYDRDSYHYERDSALYGMNDRDHQNLRLYEERLVANTQRQKTGEVIMGKRVETEQAHVQVPIEKERVVIERTIPTDAGRPVAPGEAFNEGEVARVEVYEETPDIRKEVFVREEVNVRKEVERDTVQAQDEIRREELDIDDQGRAVIDRNSTERGDRRI; encoded by the coding sequence ATGGCTGGGCTCATTCAACTGCAAAAAACGATCGTGCGTGTTGAGGATGTGCTGGTCTGCGTTTTTGACAGAACTTTAGGAGAATTTTTTATGGCACTTCACCGCATTAAGGACTTTAATCCAGACTATCGCGACCATTTTGATAATCAAGATGTTGTTGGGTTCTCGCTCTACAGCGGCGATGAAAAAGTTGGCTCTGTTGATGATTTGCTGGTCGATGATACAGGACGCTTTCGCTATTTGGTGATCAATACAGGTGCCTGGATTTTGGGCAAAAAGGTGCTACTGCCGATTGGTCAAGCTCGGATTGATTATGCTGTAGAACGGGTGGTTGTGAGTGGATTGTCTCGTAGCCAGATCGAAGCCCTTCCAGAATTCACCAGAGAGAGTGCAGTCGATTACGACTACGAAGAACAGGTCAGAGGGACTTATCGTCCTTTAGCGACGACCCAGGAAGTCGATCGCACCGTTGCCTCAGATCCTTACGATCGAGACAGCTATCATTATGAACGTGATTCAGCCCTTTATGGCATGAACGATCGAGATCACCAAAATCTGCGATTGTATGAAGAGCGTCTGGTTGCTAACACTCAGCGGCAGAAAACGGGTGAAGTGATTATGGGCAAGCGGGTTGAAACCGAGCAAGCCCATGTACAAGTGCCGATCGAAAAAGAGCGAGTCGTTATCGAACGCACCATACCCACCGATGCTGGTAGACCCGTTGCACCCGGTGAAGCATTCAATGAGGGCGAAGTGGCTCGCGTTGAGGTTTACGAGGAAACGCCTGATATTCGTAAAGAAGTGTTTGTGCGAGAAGAGGTCAACGTTCGCAAAGAAGTCGAGCGAGATACGGTTCAAGCACAAGATGAAATCCGTCGGGAAGAACTGGATATCGATGATCAGGGTCGTGCAGTCATTGACAGAAATTCTACCGAACGTGGCGATCGACGCATCTAA
- a CDS encoding IS607 family transposase has translation MKVGIGRAASELGVSRDTLRRWEAAGKITVERTPSGHRRYDLAQLRELIPHKNQSDRVTIAYARVSHHSQKKDLKEQINHLQSFCTNHGWDFELIQDLGSGVNYHKSGLRRLIQRICDGDVERLVMTNRDRLLRFGVDLVFALCENFQTEVVIMNINSMEDFEDDIAEDILEIITVFSARLYGTYNDKNQKIVDRLMDIAKELAE, from the coding sequence ATGAAAGTTGGAATTGGTCGAGCTGCATCAGAATTAGGCGTGTCTCGTGATACTTTACGTCGATGGGAAGCGGCTGGAAAAATTACTGTTGAGCGCACTCCATCCGGACACCGCAGATATGATTTGGCTCAGCTACGCGAACTCATTCCTCACAAAAATCAGTCCGATCGCGTCACCATTGCTTACGCTAGAGTTTCTCACCATAGCCAGAAAAAAGACCTTAAGGAGCAAATTAATCATCTCCAGTCTTTCTGCACAAATCATGGTTGGGACTTTGAACTAATTCAAGACCTTGGTTCTGGCGTGAACTACCACAAAAGCGGCTTGAGAAGGCTGATTCAACGCATTTGTGATGGTGATGTTGAACGATTAGTCATGACCAACCGCGATCGATTGCTGAGGTTTGGGGTCGATTTAGTTTTTGCACTTTGTGAAAACTTTCAAACTGAAGTGGTAATCATGAATATCAATTCAATGGAAGACTTTGAAGATGACATTGCTGAAGACATCCTAGAAATTATCACCGTATTTTCAGCCCGCTTGTATGGCACGTACAACGACAAGAATCAGAAGATTGTTGACAGGCTGATGGATATTGCCAAAGAACTGGCTGAGTAG